The following are encoded in a window of Halosimplex halophilum genomic DNA:
- a CDS encoding DUF5828 family protein, producing MEESVSGFKTRGGWVDAVEHGERIVRALKDLREDGEDGVSLAALDEFDEWRPKSHERLDEDVNAKTADQASVKEGEGEKAGKDPDEDLQTAGEKLTESYENLEDEDTDAAVDKWGESLDYVARAADSAGRKAVRKVEDAVYRNVMTQIAPYYFDNELISANLQRVSGDDRPEYVFEINVNDDDLKIKVSNKLADYESTVDRWHVDTEKVTEAAEAAEGVEAPDPDSEADAETT from the coding sequence ATGGAGGAGAGCGTCTCCGGCTTCAAGACCCGCGGCGGGTGGGTCGACGCGGTCGAACACGGCGAGCGCATCGTCCGCGCGCTGAAGGACCTGCGGGAGGACGGCGAGGACGGCGTGTCGCTGGCCGCTCTCGACGAGTTCGACGAGTGGCGACCCAAGAGCCACGAACGGCTCGACGAGGACGTCAACGCCAAGACGGCGGACCAGGCCAGCGTCAAGGAGGGCGAGGGCGAGAAGGCCGGCAAGGACCCCGACGAGGACCTGCAGACCGCCGGCGAGAAGCTCACCGAGTCCTACGAGAACCTCGAAGACGAGGACACCGACGCGGCGGTCGACAAGTGGGGCGAGTCGCTGGACTACGTGGCGCGGGCGGCCGACTCCGCCGGCCGAAAGGCCGTCCGGAAGGTCGAGGACGCCGTCTACCGCAACGTGATGACCCAGATCGCGCCCTACTACTTCGACAACGAGCTGATCAGCGCGAACCTCCAGCGGGTGTCGGGGGACGACCGACCGGAGTACGTCTTCGAGATCAACGTCAACGACGACGACCTGAAGATCAAGGTGTCGAACAAGCTCGCCGACTACGAGTCGACGGTCGACCGCTGGCACGTCGACACCGAGAAGGTCACCGAGGCGGCCGAGGCCGCCGAGGGCGTCGAGGCGCCCGACCCCGATAGCGAGGCTGACGCCGAGACGACCTGA